Proteins co-encoded in one Erinaceus europaeus chromosome X, mEriEur2.1, whole genome shotgun sequence genomic window:
- the LOC132535772 gene encoding translation machinery-associated protein 7-like, translated as MSGQGGGKKQPLKQAKERDEKDMAFKQKQKEEQKKLEKLKAKSVEKGPLATSGIKESGKK; from the coding sequence ATgtctggccagggaggtggcaagAAGCAGCCCCTGAAGCAGGCCAAGGAGAGGGACGAGAAAGACATGGCATTCaagcagaaacagaaagaggagcaGAAGAAACTCGAGAAACTAAAAGCGAAGTCTGTGGAGAAGGGCCCCCTGGCCACAAGTGGAATTAAGGAATCTGGCAAAAAGTAA